The Haloplanus natans DSM 17983 genome has a segment encoding these proteins:
- a CDS encoding beta clamp domain-containing protein → MFRAAIQSEPLKNILRALRATVDEVRVKLDETGIRVRAVDPANVAMDDLDLSASAFESYDATLEGS, encoded by the coding sequence ATGTTCCGGGCGGCGATCCAGTCGGAGCCACTCAAGAACATTCTGCGGGCACTCAGGGCGACCGTCGATGAGGTCCGCGTGAAACTCGACGAGACGGGCATCCGCGTCCGGGCGGTCGACCCCGCGAACGTTGCGATGGATGACCTCGATCTCTCGGCGAGCGCGTTCGAGTCCTACGACGCGACTTTGGAGGGGAGTTGA
- a CDS encoding DUF7342 family protein: MTDSAAPGKFDDVNEAVGEEWEAETTPYERVREVISREYTPRSAETVAADARTSPKTARKHLMALAEEGFVATSTGDHGGTYYRRSPESIVMEQATDILSHVSVDELVNRISAMRETISEFQTAYGVESPEELMVEHTNQTLSDASDNADGIDPDALQEWQTTRRNLAFANAALSIANAERFVGGDSSGSEENTSAP; encoded by the coding sequence ATGACAGACTCCGCCGCTCCCGGAAAATTCGACGATGTCAACGAGGCAGTCGGCGAGGAATGGGAGGCTGAGACGACGCCGTATGAACGTGTCCGTGAAGTCATTAGCCGCGAGTATACCCCACGCTCTGCTGAGACGGTCGCAGCGGATGCACGGACGTCACCGAAGACTGCTCGGAAACATCTCATGGCACTCGCCGAGGAGGGGTTCGTCGCCACGTCGACGGGAGACCATGGCGGGACGTACTATCGTCGATCGCCGGAGTCGATCGTCATGGAACAGGCGACGGACATTCTCTCTCACGTTTCTGTCGACGAACTCGTGAACCGTATCTCTGCCATGCGTGAGACGATCAGTGAGTTCCAGACGGCGTACGGCGTCGAATCACCTGAGGAACTGATGGTTGAGCACACGAACCAAACACTCTCTGACGCGTCGGACAACGCGGACGGGATTGATCCTGACGCACTCCAAGAATGGCAGACTACGCGTCGAAATCTCGCCTTCGCTAACGCTGCGCTCTCTATCGCCAACGCAGAACGGTTCGTCGGCGGAGACTCGTCCGGTTCCGAAGAGAACACCTCTGCACCGTAG
- a CDS encoding RNA-guided endonuclease InsQ/TnpB family protein, with the protein MAEQVVTRTYTASIRNQPQVQDDLDALGFSASKLWNVGRWVCDRVWSEIGHMPGHNELTSYLKSHERYDDLHSQSSQRVLQELAEAFNGWYGKRRNRDTRANPPKYRKHGDDHPRSTVTFKAAGFKLDTEYERVRLSKGSNLKDNRSDFILCEYQTRPDVDLSTVESVQQARAVWTGSEWELHFVCKVEIEVSEAPGQKTVGVDLGINNFAALAYEDGHGELYPLNCLKQDDYFFSKRIARCDNSDSEQATRLNQKKSRRRTHYFHTLSKHIVQRCVEEGVGTIVVGDLSGIRDEEENGESKNWGKHGNLDLHSWAFDRFTDLLEYKAEMERIAVNDVSECDTSKSCWCCGQKRKANRVERGLYVCDECGTVANADVNGAENIRQKVSPSLRSEDRSNGWLAQPSTFLFDKETGAFAPQEQVTS; encoded by the coding sequence ATGGCGGAACAGGTCGTCACTCGCACCTACACTGCTTCCATCCGGAACCAGCCACAGGTACAAGACGACCTCGACGCCCTCGGGTTCTCAGCGTCAAAACTCTGGAACGTCGGACGGTGGGTCTGTGACCGAGTGTGGTCTGAGATCGGCCACATGCCCGGACACAACGAACTCACCTCGTACCTCAAGTCGCACGAACGCTACGATGACCTGCATTCTCAGTCAAGTCAGCGAGTCCTTCAAGAACTCGCTGAGGCGTTCAACGGCTGGTACGGCAAACGACGCAACAGAGATACACGAGCGAACCCGCCGAAGTACCGCAAACACGGCGACGACCACCCACGAAGTACGGTGACGTTCAAAGCCGCTGGCTTCAAACTCGACACCGAGTACGAGAGAGTCCGACTCTCAAAAGGCTCGAACCTCAAAGACAACCGGTCGGACTTCATCCTCTGCGAGTACCAGACTCGGCCCGACGTTGACCTCTCCACCGTGGAGAGCGTCCAGCAGGCGCGGGCAGTTTGGACGGGAAGCGAGTGGGAACTGCACTTCGTGTGCAAAGTCGAAATCGAAGTGTCAGAGGCACCCGGTCAGAAGACGGTTGGTGTTGATCTCGGCATCAACAACTTCGCTGCCCTCGCCTACGAAGACGGCCACGGTGAGCTGTACCCGCTGAACTGTCTGAAGCAAGACGACTACTTCTTCAGCAAGCGGATTGCTCGCTGTGACAACTCCGATTCCGAGCAAGCCACGCGGTTAAATCAGAAGAAGTCTCGACGGCGCACCCACTACTTCCACACGCTCTCCAAGCACATCGTCCAGCGATGTGTTGAGGAGGGTGTTGGAACGATTGTGGTTGGCGACCTCTCTGGCATCCGTGATGAGGAAGAGAACGGCGAGTCGAAGAACTGGGGCAAGCATGGCAATCTTGACCTGCACTCGTGGGCGTTCGACCGCTTCACCGACCTGCTCGAATACAAGGCCGAGATGGAAAGAATCGCGGTCAATGACGTGTCTGAGTGCGATACATCGAAGTCGTGTTGGTGTTGTGGTCAGAAGCGAAAGGCGAACCGTGTTGAGCGCGGGTTGTACGTCTGTGACGAGTGTGGGACGGTGGCGAACGCAGATGTGAACGGTGCTGAGAACATTCGACAGAAAGTATCTCCGAGTCTTCGTTCAGAGGATAGGAGTAACGGCTGGTTGGCACAGCCATCGACGTTTCTGTTTGACAAGGAAACTGGTGCGTTCGCACCTCAAGAACAGGTCACGTCGTAA
- a CDS encoding IS200/IS605 family transposase, whose translation MRRVNTFTVVPRADPEEELLRRLLDASASLWNQLTYERRQNFTNPDIDKSVWETEDYRKQYVGVLGSATAQQVIRKNTEAWRSFFTLREKDEANGLPGYWGNEEVGRELRTYIRNDQYTLRWSDRSTIEITVGSDLKDEYDMGYHERLTLDVRGKPKWSGDQGRLELYYDELSDQYRAIQPVTTDGSRQDSPLADETAALDIGANNIVACTTTTGQQYLYEGRDLFERFRETTRRIAEHQSKVKREEGRYMSKRIRRLYRRRTRRRDHAMDALARDLFERLYEEGVATVYVGDLTDVLETHWSAKANTKTHNFWAFRAFIDRLACTAEEFGITVEIRPETWTSQTCPKCGSTDRTTRHQDTLTCSCGFEGHADLTASETFLRRHESNVPRPMARPVCLKWDDHSWSASPRAHRPNEEHTHPQVTAGESV comes from the coding sequence ATGAGGCGCGTCAACACGTTCACTGTGGTCCCGCGCGCCGACCCTGAGGAGGAACTGCTTCGACGGTTATTGGACGCCTCTGCGTCCCTGTGGAACCAACTCACCTACGAGCGCCGACAGAACTTCACCAACCCCGACATCGACAAATCCGTGTGGGAGACTGAAGACTACCGCAAGCAGTACGTCGGTGTCCTCGGGAGTGCTACCGCCCAGCAGGTGATTCGCAAGAACACCGAAGCGTGGCGGTCGTTCTTCACCCTGAGAGAGAAAGACGAAGCCAACGGCCTGCCGGGCTACTGGGGCAACGAGGAAGTGGGTCGGGAGTTGCGGACCTACATCCGTAACGACCAGTACACGCTCCGCTGGAGCGACCGTTCGACCATCGAAATCACGGTCGGCAGCGACCTCAAGGATGAGTACGACATGGGCTACCACGAACGGCTCACGCTCGACGTTCGTGGGAAGCCGAAGTGGTCGGGCGATCAAGGTCGGTTGGAACTGTACTACGACGAGTTGAGCGACCAATACAGGGCCATTCAACCTGTCACCACGGACGGTTCTCGACAGGACTCACCATTAGCCGACGAAACGGCTGCTCTGGATATTGGCGCAAACAACATCGTCGCCTGTACGACCACGACCGGCCAGCAGTACCTGTACGAAGGGCGCGACCTCTTCGAGCGGTTCCGCGAGACGACTCGCCGAATCGCCGAACACCAGTCGAAGGTGAAGCGCGAAGAGGGACGGTACATGTCGAAGCGGATTCGACGCCTGTACCGACGCCGGACGCGACGGCGCGACCACGCCATGGACGCGCTTGCCCGCGACCTCTTCGAGCGACTGTACGAGGAGGGAGTAGCGACGGTGTACGTCGGCGACCTCACCGACGTACTGGAGACGCACTGGTCGGCCAAGGCGAATACGAAGACGCACAACTTCTGGGCGTTCCGCGCGTTCATCGATCGGCTGGCATGTACGGCCGAAGAGTTCGGCATCACCGTCGAGATCCGCCCCGAAACGTGGACGAGTCAGACGTGTCCGAAATGCGGTTCGACCGACCGCACGACTCGGCACCAGGACACCCTTACCTGTTCGTGTGGCTTCGAGGGCCACGCGGACCTCACCGCGTCGGAGACGTTCCTCCGACGCCACGAATCGAACGTACCACGGCCGATGGCACGGCCCGTATGCCTCAAGTGGGACGACCACAGCTGGTCGGCGTCACCACGCGCTCACCGTCCCAACGAGGAGCATACACACCCGCAAGTTACCGCCGGGGAATCGGTGTAG
- a CDS encoding DUF7847 domain-containing protein → MAVLKALRQTPSALQRNPILFVPVLVILLFQIPQLVLQAINPLVASVVSMVISLVFIFIMPFFQAGIVGMADEALDGQTSLESFVREGKSNYVSILVVSLVLVAVNFALGFVAFFVAIFGGFAAYSDTGGVGIGVLVIIGLIVALVVLAYLLVLFFVQFYSQAIVLDDLGATDGLKHSVSVVRHHLVSTLGYSVLVGILGGIAGGVFAIGSLLTSPQSPSTLPLPQISLVGAVGVILLVLVFGVLFGGFFGVYSVAFYRTINPGATDDT, encoded by the coding sequence ATGGCTGTCCTGAAAGCCCTCCGCCAAACGCCGAGCGCCCTCCAGCGCAATCCGATACTGTTCGTCCCGGTGTTAGTAATACTACTGTTCCAAATCCCGCAGTTAGTTCTACAAGCGATCAATCCACTCGTCGCCAGCGTCGTCTCGATGGTGATCTCGCTCGTATTTATTTTCATCATGCCGTTCTTCCAGGCCGGCATCGTCGGCATGGCTGACGAAGCACTCGACGGACAGACATCGCTCGAAAGCTTCGTTCGCGAAGGCAAATCGAACTACGTGTCGATTCTCGTCGTATCGCTCGTACTCGTTGCCGTCAACTTCGCACTCGGGTTCGTCGCGTTCTTCGTGGCAATCTTCGGTGGCTTCGCAGCGTACAGCGACACCGGTGGCGTCGGTATCGGAGTTCTCGTCATTATCGGCCTGATTGTCGCTCTCGTGGTGCTCGCGTATCTACTGGTACTCTTTTTCGTCCAGTTCTACAGTCAGGCTATCGTTCTTGACGATCTCGGCGCTACCGATGGGCTCAAACACAGCGTCTCCGTCGTCCGCCATCACCTCGTGAGTACACTCGGATACTCGGTACTCGTGGGGATACTCGGCGGTATTGCTGGTGGGGTGTTTGCTATTGGTTCGCTCCTCACGTCGCCACAGTCCCCCAGCACGTTACCCCTCCCGCAGATTTCTCTGGTTGGTGCTGTTGGTGTTATCCTTCTCGTTCTTGTCTTTGGAGTACTGTTCGGTGGATTCTTTGGCGTCTATTCGGTTGCGTTCTATCGGACGATCAATCCCGGAGCCACCGATGATACTTGA
- a CDS encoding helix-turn-helix domain-containing protein yields MLTKAGLAVLDALSAGRTATPSELAGETEYSQPHLYEILDELQSEGLVTETRASHNQRRIRATDHPVVEAYRDLRSKLGHVDWVELLSPATLRVCWYLDEPRRATDIAGRLGITRQGVHNALSPLKDRAMLSPSGPEYALSDDLWPLLEFARAVVRHEHRSRVRETAPSATVEWCDPKRALVRVQTPDDTTALQSAADWQLSGLAKFQEYGLQFFLAGEPAFWYAPDEVLTPANVVCHTLVLDSGSRRVSYSMLLIEKLDIDQQTLTETARWYDLETTVTALDRPLRGEFNVSDDLPVFLPSESDFLALKEQYEVS; encoded by the coding sequence ATGCTCACTAAGGCCGGACTTGCTGTACTGGACGCACTGAGTGCTGGCCGGACAGCAACTCCGTCTGAACTCGCAGGAGAGACTGAGTATTCTCAACCCCACCTCTATGAGATACTGGACGAGCTGCAGTCCGAGGGCCTGGTGACTGAAACCCGAGCGTCCCACAACCAGCGTCGGATCCGAGCGACTGACCACCCGGTCGTTGAAGCGTATCGAGATCTCCGGTCGAAGCTCGGCCACGTTGACTGGGTTGAACTGCTTTCGCCCGCCACGCTCCGGGTGTGCTGGTATCTCGACGAACCGCGCCGTGCCACCGATATCGCGGGGCGACTCGGGATTACTCGCCAAGGCGTTCACAATGCATTGTCGCCACTCAAGGATAGAGCGATGCTGTCGCCGTCTGGCCCGGAGTACGCGTTGAGCGACGACCTCTGGCCGCTGCTCGAGTTCGCTCGTGCCGTCGTGCGCCACGAGCATCGATCACGGGTTCGAGAGACCGCCCCGAGTGCGACGGTTGAGTGGTGCGACCCGAAGCGGGCACTCGTCCGTGTACAGACGCCCGATGATACGACCGCATTGCAGTCCGCCGCTGACTGGCAGTTAAGTGGCCTCGCCAAATTTCAGGAGTACGGCCTCCAATTCTTCCTCGCTGGCGAACCCGCATTCTGGTATGCCCCCGACGAGGTACTCACGCCTGCCAACGTTGTCTGCCATACCCTCGTCCTCGACAGTGGTTCGCGCCGAGTCAGTTATTCCATGCTCTTGATCGAGAAGTTGGATATCGACCAGCAGACGTTGACAGAAACTGCACGTTGGTACGATCTGGAGACGACGGTGACTGCGTTGGACCGGCCACTTCGTGGAGAGTTCAATGTCTCGGATGATCTCCCTGTCTTCCTCCCGAGTGAATCGGACTTCTTGGCCCTCAAAGAGCAGTACGAGGTGTCCTAA